The proteins below come from a single Dinghuibacter silviterrae genomic window:
- a CDS encoding malate dehydrogenase, translated as MPTKVTVVGAGAVGASVADNIARAELCEELVLLDIKEGLAEGKALDMTQTAALLGFDTKITGSTNDYSKTAGSKVVVITSGLPRKPGMTREELIGTNAGIVKGVAQNILKYSPDAILIIISNPMDTMTYLALTSLGLPKHRIIGMGGALDSARFRCYLSAALGSSPADLNAIVIGGHGDTTMIPLISKATWNSVPVTKYLTEEQQKQIVADTMVGGATLTKLIGTSAWYAPGAAGAALVESIIRDEKKLFTCCVLLEGEYGQKEICLGVPVTIGKNGWEKILDLDLTAEEKAAFAKSADAVRSMNDVLKTL; from the coding sequence ATGCCGACTAAAGTTACGGTGGTAGGCGCAGGCGCGGTAGGCGCCTCGGTCGCCGACAACATCGCCCGTGCAGAACTCTGCGAAGAACTGGTATTACTGGACATCAAAGAAGGCCTGGCCGAAGGTAAAGCCCTGGATATGACCCAGACGGCGGCCCTCTTAGGTTTCGATACCAAGATCACGGGCAGCACCAATGACTACAGCAAGACGGCCGGTTCCAAAGTCGTGGTGATCACCTCCGGTCTTCCCCGCAAACCGGGTATGACCCGCGAGGAACTCATCGGCACCAACGCGGGTATCGTCAAAGGGGTAGCACAAAACATCCTGAAGTATTCCCCCGACGCCATCCTGATCATCATCAGCAATCCTATGGATACGATGACCTATCTCGCGCTGACTTCCCTCGGTCTGCCGAAACACAGGATCATCGGCATGGGCGGGGCCCTGGACAGCGCGCGTTTCCGCTGCTACCTGAGTGCGGCCCTGGGCAGCTCCCCCGCCGACCTGAACGCGATCGTCATCGGCGGTCACGGCGACACCACCATGATCCCCCTGATCAGCAAGGCCACCTGGAACAGTGTTCCGGTGACCAAATACCTCACCGAAGAACAACAAAAGCAAATCGTCGCCGACACCATGGTCGGGGGCGCCACGCTCACGAAGCTCATCGGTACGTCCGCCTGGTATGCACCCGGTGCCGCCGGTGCCGCGCTTGTGGAAAGCATCATCCGTGACGAAAAGAAACTCTTTACCTGCTGCGTCCTCCTGGAAGGCGAGTATGGCCAAAAAGAAATCTGTCTCGGGGTGCCCGTTACCATCGGCAAGAATGGCTGGGAAAAGATCCTCGACCTGGACCTGACCGCCGAAGAAAAGGCCGCTTTCGCCAAAAGCGCCGACGCCGTGCGGAGCATGAATGATGTGTTGAAGACGCTCTAA
- a CDS encoding DUF1573 domain-containing protein, with protein MKHLFLACCTLLALYSTAQTKKISDVAKFSSTTVDLGRVKVGSPVTGTFTVTNVGSAPLIIENVQPSCGCTKSDYTKQPIAPGKDGSITATYNAAVVGNFNKTVYVKFAGVNEQVGLNIIGTVFAETQPTTTPVKTGSK; from the coding sequence ATGAAGCATCTTTTTCTTGCTTGCTGTACCCTACTCGCCCTTTATAGCACTGCCCAAACCAAAAAGATCAGCGACGTAGCAAAGTTCAGCAGCACCACCGTTGACCTCGGCCGCGTAAAGGTCGGATCCCCCGTCACCGGCACCTTTACGGTCACCAATGTCGGTTCGGCGCCCTTGATTATCGAAAATGTGCAGCCCTCCTGCGGATGCACCAAGTCCGACTATACCAAGCAGCCCATCGCCCCCGGCAAGGACGGTTCCATCACCGCCACCTATAACGCCGCCGTCGTCGGCAACTTCAACAAAACCGTTTATGTAAAGTTCGCCGGCGTCAACGAACAGGTCGGTCTGAACATCATCGGTACTGTCTTTGCGGAAACGCAGCCTACGACAACGCCGGTCAAGACAGGGTCCAAATAA
- a CDS encoding DUF1573 domain-containing protein, with amino-acid sequence MQRPFLVLLLLSAGFFARAQDSAHELQPREGTHDFGEIPQGKPITYTFVLYNRGLDTLRLAHVEASCGCTTPHWSGAPVAPGDSTTIPVTYNAAGEGGFTKYISLFYTNNLHQQIYIKGEVWKTPDTSVPLNVGIQLVKQ; translated from the coding sequence ATGCAAAGACCATTCCTAGTATTGCTCCTCCTGTCGGCCGGCTTTTTTGCAAGGGCCCAGGACAGCGCTCACGAGCTCCAGCCCCGCGAGGGTACCCACGACTTCGGCGAGATCCCCCAGGGTAAACCGATCACGTATACTTTTGTTTTGTACAATCGTGGCCTCGATACCCTCCGCCTCGCCCACGTGGAAGCCTCCTGCGGCTGCACCACGCCCCACTGGAGCGGCGCCCCCGTGGCCCCCGGAGACAGCACGACCATTCCCGTCACCTATAACGCGGCCGGGGAAGGAGGCTTTACCAAATATATCAGCCTTTTCTATACCAACAACTTACACCAGCAGATCTATATTAAAGGCGAGGTATGGAAAACCCCGGATACTTCAGTACCTTTGAACGTAGGCATACAATTAGTCAAACAATAA
- a CDS encoding PhzF family phenazine biosynthesis protein, with protein sequence MDLPLYQVDAFASRPFSGNPAAVVPLDEWLPDTLMQEIARENNLSETAFFTPRGADFHIRWFTPGGEINLCGHATLASAFVLFHELGYVRDEILFDSASGPLKVSREAAAPPGARGAVPAAPPEAAAPLLTLDFPAWPPRPVQEYPPALAQALNREIVSVHEYRDLLVELEDESAVRNLHPDFGLLRELGQCVIVTARGTDADFVSRFFAPHLGIDEDPVTGSAHTQLIPFWGARLNKKDLYAKQLSRRGGELWCTWAGDRVTISGACAFFLKGTISI encoded by the coding sequence TTGGACCTTCCCCTTTACCAGGTAGACGCGTTTGCGTCCCGGCCCTTTTCGGGCAACCCCGCCGCGGTGGTGCCCCTGGACGAGTGGCTGCCGGACACGCTGATGCAGGAAATCGCGCGGGAAAACAACCTGTCGGAAACGGCCTTCTTTACACCCCGTGGTGCCGACTTCCACATCCGGTGGTTTACGCCCGGTGGCGAGATCAACCTGTGCGGGCACGCAACGCTGGCCTCGGCGTTTGTGCTTTTCCACGAGCTGGGATATGTTCGGGACGAAATTCTTTTTGACTCTGCCAGCGGGCCGCTTAAAGTGAGCCGTGAGGCCGCGGCCCCGCCCGGCGCCCGCGGCGCGGTGCCCGCCGCCCCGCCGGAAGCCGCCGCCCCGCTCCTGACCCTCGACTTCCCCGCCTGGCCGCCACGGCCGGTGCAGGAATATCCCCCCGCGCTGGCGCAGGCGCTCAACCGCGAGATCGTCAGCGTCCACGAGTACCGCGACCTCCTGGTGGAGCTCGAAGACGAGTCCGCCGTCCGGAACCTCCATCCCGACTTCGGCCTGCTCCGGGAGCTGGGCCAGTGCGTCATCGTGACCGCGCGCGGCACGGACGCCGACTTCGTATCGCGGTTTTTTGCCCCCCACCTGGGGATCGACGAAGACCCCGTAACGGGCTCGGCGCACACGCAACTGATTCCTTTCTGGGGTGCCCGTTTGAATAAGAAAGATTTGTATGCCAAGCAGTTATCCAGAAGGGGCGGGGAGCTCTGGTGTACCTGGGCGGGGGACCGCGTCACCATCAGCGGGGCCTGTGCTTTTTTTCTAAAAGGGACCATCTCAATATGA
- a CDS encoding alpha-ketoacid dehydrogenase subunit alpha/beta, whose protein sequence is MDNQIYQDTMAGEKLSFDRFREEVLKDYRIVCESREASLLGRREVLTGKAKFGIFGDGKELAQVAMAKFFRPGDFRAGYYRDQTWMFASGLSTIEQFFAQLYSNPDLEHEPFSGGRQMNAHFATPFVNSDGSWVKLAERKNVTSDIAPTAGQMPRALGLAFASNLFRQSPALKPFTDLSHNGNEVCFCTIGDAATSEGHFWETMNAAGVLQVPLAVFVWDDGYGISVPRKYQTVKGSISEALKGFQQKDGTNGIDIYRVRAWDYAGLCEVFEKGIRKCRETHVPVIFHVEEVTQPQGHSTSGSHERYKSQERLEWEREWDCLPKMREWLFENALTTEAELEELEAAAKTAVRQAKERAWDNYIAPIKDQLTHTVFLLNGLLGEGGERDVRIQGLIKDLTTRREPLRKDIMHALSQANLWLGDEDHPLREFYEALKVLNKDIYNTYLYNEGPASALLVKGTVPEFDADAPQVNGFEVLNRYFDALFAHNPKVVAFGEDVGKIGDVNQGFAGLQDKYGRERIFDTGIRELTIMGQGLGLALRGLRPIAEIQYLDYLLYGLEPLSDDVATTHYRTMGQQSAPLIVRTRGHRLEGVWHSGSPMGMVLGSLRGMYVCVPRNMTQAVGMYNTLLQSNDPALMVESLNGYRLKERLPSNLLEYTVELGVPEVIREGSDITLVSYGSMLRILQEAATALDHWGIHCEIIDVQTLLPFDRHHLILKSIQKTSRVLFVDEDVPGGAASYMFTEVIEGQGAYRWLDAGPRTLTAKAHRPAYGSDGDYFSKPNADEVIETVKSMMEE, encoded by the coding sequence ATGGACAACCAAATCTACCAGGATACGATGGCAGGGGAAAAACTATCTTTTGATCGCTTCAGGGAAGAGGTGCTCAAAGACTACCGGATCGTCTGCGAAAGCAGGGAAGCCAGTTTGCTGGGGCGGAGGGAGGTGCTGACCGGGAAAGCCAAATTCGGCATTTTCGGGGATGGCAAGGAGCTCGCCCAGGTAGCGATGGCCAAGTTTTTCCGCCCCGGGGATTTTCGGGCGGGGTACTACCGGGACCAGACCTGGATGTTTGCGTCGGGGTTGTCCACCATAGAACAGTTTTTTGCGCAGTTGTATTCCAACCCGGACCTGGAGCATGAACCTTTTAGCGGAGGGCGGCAGATGAACGCCCACTTTGCCACGCCGTTTGTCAACTCTGACGGCTCCTGGGTAAAACTCGCGGAAAGGAAAAACGTCACTTCGGATATCGCGCCTACGGCGGGGCAGATGCCCCGGGCCCTGGGGCTTGCCTTTGCGTCCAACCTGTTCCGGCAGTCGCCGGCGCTCAAACCGTTTACGGACCTCTCGCACAACGGGAACGAGGTGTGTTTTTGCACTATCGGTGACGCCGCCACGAGCGAGGGGCACTTCTGGGAAACCATGAATGCGGCCGGTGTATTGCAGGTGCCCCTGGCAGTGTTTGTGTGGGACGACGGCTATGGCATATCGGTTCCCCGGAAATACCAAACGGTAAAGGGATCCATCTCCGAAGCCCTGAAAGGATTCCAACAAAAGGACGGGACGAACGGGATCGACATCTACAGGGTCAGGGCCTGGGATTATGCGGGTCTTTGCGAGGTATTTGAAAAGGGGATCCGGAAGTGCCGCGAAACCCACGTACCCGTTATTTTTCATGTGGAAGAAGTCACGCAACCCCAGGGGCATTCGACCTCCGGGAGCCACGAACGCTATAAATCCCAGGAACGCCTGGAATGGGAGCGGGAATGGGACTGCCTGCCCAAGATGCGGGAATGGCTTTTCGAGAATGCGTTGACAACGGAAGCGGAACTGGAAGAGCTGGAAGCAGCCGCCAAGACAGCAGTACGCCAGGCCAAAGAACGGGCATGGGACAATTATATAGCGCCCATCAAAGACCAGCTGACGCATACCGTATTTCTGCTCAACGGGCTCCTGGGCGAAGGTGGGGAAAGGGATGTACGCATCCAGGGGCTGATCAAAGACCTGACCACCCGGCGGGAGCCGTTGCGCAAGGACATCATGCATGCCCTTAGCCAGGCGAATTTATGGCTGGGCGACGAAGACCATCCCTTGCGTGAATTTTATGAAGCCTTAAAGGTCCTCAACAAGGATATATATAATACCTACCTCTATAACGAGGGTCCGGCTAGCGCCCTGCTGGTCAAGGGCACGGTGCCGGAATTTGACGCGGACGCCCCGCAGGTCAATGGCTTTGAAGTGCTCAACCGTTATTTCGACGCGCTTTTTGCGCACAACCCCAAGGTGGTGGCGTTTGGAGAGGACGTGGGCAAGATCGGAGACGTCAACCAGGGTTTTGCCGGCCTCCAGGATAAATATGGGCGAGAACGCATTTTCGATACGGGCATCCGCGAGCTGACCATCATGGGTCAGGGGCTCGGGCTGGCGCTCCGCGGGTTGAGACCCATCGCGGAAATCCAATACCTCGACTACCTGTTGTACGGGCTGGAGCCCTTGAGCGATGACGTGGCAACCACCCACTACCGGACGATGGGACAGCAAAGCGCCCCACTGATCGTCCGTACGCGGGGACACCGGCTGGAAGGCGTATGGCACAGCGGTTCTCCCATGGGCATGGTATTGGGATCCTTGCGCGGGATGTATGTCTGTGTGCCTAGAAACATGACCCAGGCCGTGGGGATGTACAACACCTTATTACAATCGAACGACCCTGCCCTCATGGTCGAAAGCCTGAACGGCTACCGGTTGAAGGAGCGTCTCCCGTCAAACCTGCTGGAGTACACGGTGGAGCTGGGGGTACCGGAGGTGATCCGGGAAGGGAGCGACATCACCCTCGTCTCCTACGGCTCGATGCTGAGGATCCTCCAGGAGGCCGCGACGGCCCTCGATCACTGGGGCATTCATTGCGAGATCATCGACGTACAGACCTTGTTGCCCTTCGACCGGCACCACCTCATCCTGAAGTCGATCCAGAAAACCAGCCGCGTCCTCTTTGTGGACGAAGACGTTCCCGGGGGCGCCGCCTCCTATATGTTCACCGAGGTGATCGAGGGACAGGGCGCCTACCGCTGGCTGGACGCCGGTCCCCGGACCCTTACCGCCAAGGCCCACCGGCCCGCGTATGGAAGTGATGGGGACTACTTCAGCAAGCCCAACGCGGATGAGGTGATCGAAACGGTAAAAAGTATGATGGAGGAATAA
- a CDS encoding pyridoxal phosphate-dependent aminotransferase yields MLQISHRGQLMPPSPIRKLVPFAEAAKKKGIKVYHLNIGQPDIETPAPVLDAVRHFDFKVLEYSHSAGNESYRRKLVEYYGRVGVDIHYNQIIVTTGGSEAILFAMMTCLDPGDEVIIPEPFYANYNGFAVEAGVRVVPIRSDIRSGFALPPIQDFEAAITPRTKGIMICNPNNPTGYLYNAVEMETLKDICLRHDLYLFSDEAYREFCYTGTHTSALHLKGADQHVILLDTISKRYSACGGRIGALVTRNKTVLDAAMKFAQARLSPPSFAQIAGEAAIDLPGNYFDTTRAEYQSRRDLLVTRLNQMKGVFCPNPGGAFYAMAELPVDNTDNFCQWLLESFSFEGQTVMLAPASGFYGTPGLGGQEVRLAYVLNKTDLARAMDCLEKALEVYPGRLS; encoded by the coding sequence ATGCTACAGATCAGTCACCGGGGTCAGCTCATGCCCCCCTCCCCCATCCGGAAGCTGGTGCCATTCGCCGAGGCCGCCAAGAAAAAAGGCATCAAAGTATACCATCTTAATATAGGACAACCCGATATAGAAACGCCCGCGCCGGTGCTCGACGCCGTCCGGCATTTCGATTTCAAGGTGCTGGAGTACAGCCACAGCGCCGGTAATGAAAGCTACCGCCGCAAACTTGTAGAATACTACGGCAGGGTGGGTGTGGACATTCACTACAACCAGATCATCGTTACTACCGGTGGCTCCGAAGCGATCCTGTTCGCGATGATGACCTGTCTCGATCCCGGGGACGAAGTCATCATCCCCGAACCGTTTTACGCCAACTACAATGGGTTCGCCGTGGAAGCCGGTGTGCGCGTGGTCCCCATCCGGTCCGACATCCGGAGCGGCTTCGCCCTTCCCCCCATCCAGGATTTCGAAGCCGCAATCACCCCCCGGACAAAGGGCATCATGATCTGCAACCCCAACAACCCCACCGGCTACCTGTACAATGCCGTCGAGATGGAGACCTTAAAAGATATATGTCTCCGCCACGACCTCTACCTTTTCTCCGACGAAGCCTACCGCGAATTCTGCTATACAGGCACCCACACCAGCGCCCTTCACCTCAAGGGCGCCGACCAACACGTCATCCTGCTCGACACGATTTCCAAACGCTACAGCGCCTGCGGCGGCCGGATCGGCGCCCTTGTCACGCGCAATAAAACCGTGTTGGACGCCGCCATGAAATTTGCACAGGCAAGGCTCAGCCCGCCCAGTTTTGCCCAGATCGCCGGAGAGGCCGCCATCGACCTGCCCGGAAACTATTTCGACACCACCCGCGCCGAATACCAATCCCGCCGCGACCTCCTCGTCACGCGGCTCAACCAGATGAAGGGCGTCTTCTGCCCCAACCCCGGCGGCGCCTTTTACGCCATGGCCGAACTCCCCGTCGACAACACCGATAATTTTTGCCAGTGGCTCCTCGAATCTTTTTCTTTTGAAGGCCAGACCGTCATGCTCGCCCCCGCCTCCGGTTTCTACGGGACGCCCGGCCTCGGCGGGCAGGAAGTCCGCCTGGCCTATGTCCTCAATAAGACGGACCTCGCGCGGGCCATGGATTGCCTGGAAAAGGCCCTGGAGGTTTATCCCGGAAGGCTGTCCTAA